In the Aneurinibacillus soli genome, one interval contains:
- a CDS encoding RNA polymerase sigma factor, with product MRTDSQLIREIKDGRVDYYAELIQRYERRILAFILHMLKSYHMENLAEDLTQETFYKAFRSLHSFRDAEATFSTWLYTIARNTVVSELRKSRNSEVYLEDSNEQPDRVADMRLPEAELLRTERVHLVREAINRLPEKQRTALILREYEQLDYKEIADILDSTVSSVKSLLFRARTSIKQQLEPYIFDSQLEEAEGMQ from the coding sequence TTGCGTACTGACTCTCAATTAATTCGTGAAATTAAAGATGGCCGGGTTGATTACTATGCGGAATTAATCCAGCGTTATGAACGTCGTATTCTTGCATTTATACTACATATGCTAAAAAGCTATCATATGGAAAATCTAGCAGAAGATTTAACACAAGAAACGTTTTATAAGGCGTTTCGCAGCCTGCATTCATTTCGGGATGCGGAAGCTACATTTTCTACTTGGTTGTACACCATTGCGCGCAACACCGTAGTAAGCGAATTGCGGAAGAGTCGCAACTCGGAAGTGTATCTCGAAGATAGTAATGAACAGCCGGACCGAGTGGCAGATATGCGTCTACCTGAAGCAGAGTTATTGCGGACAGAGAGAGTTCATCTTGTGCGGGAAGCGATCAACCGTCTGCCGGAGAAGCAGCGGACGGCGCTTATTCTGCGTGAATATGAACAGCTTGATTATAAAGAAATTGCGGATATTCTCGATTCAACGGTTAGCTCTGTTAAATCTCTCTTATTCCGGGCGCGTACTAGCATCAAGCAGCAGCTTGAGCCATACATATTCGACTCGCAGCTGGAAGAGGCGGAAGGGATGCAATAA
- a CDS encoding tetratricopeptide repeat protein, which produces MNTDGYTKVERAMMLLEAGDIENGLADLACVRREYKEDAELMVELIGVYHELGHGEEALSIVEEFDRKNEGIDLETRVSMELYRVSLYMDIDRLEEAASILIDMKEERPDDARVFALLGELYLMEGLEEVAIRYLERAEELDPDNEEISYLLGRLYAEQGAGDRALAKWQQLENFEEDEQIGLEIARLAAQSGEFEKAASLFEQAAEQNEKAEALYGAGVMRSQLGQWQSAVRHLARLIDLDAEYMAAYPLLADALWQLGMQEQALAVYEQALGLHIEEEKLLDGYLPLLAEVEQWRKIDTLASRLREIDEDNPAYWYWKGRAAEGVSDIEEALACYEEAMAEGESVYDVRARYEQLSAGRV; this is translated from the coding sequence ATGAATACGGACGGATATACAAAAGTAGAGCGAGCCATGATGCTGTTAGAAGCAGGCGATATTGAGAATGGGTTAGCCGATCTTGCATGCGTGCGCCGTGAATATAAAGAGGATGCAGAGCTGATGGTTGAGTTAATCGGTGTGTATCATGAACTCGGGCACGGAGAAGAAGCACTGTCCATCGTAGAAGAGTTTGATCGGAAAAACGAAGGCATTGATTTGGAAACACGAGTCAGTATGGAGCTGTATCGCGTGTCGCTGTATATGGACATCGACCGATTAGAAGAAGCGGCGTCTATTTTGATTGATATGAAGGAAGAGCGTCCGGATGATGCGCGTGTGTTTGCCCTACTTGGCGAGTTGTATTTGATGGAAGGGCTTGAAGAGGTGGCGATTCGTTATCTGGAGCGCGCCGAAGAACTTGACCCGGATAATGAGGAGATTAGTTATTTACTCGGGCGCCTGTACGCGGAACAGGGCGCAGGAGACCGGGCACTTGCGAAGTGGCAGCAGCTCGAAAATTTTGAAGAGGATGAGCAGATCGGACTTGAAATCGCACGCCTGGCTGCACAGAGTGGAGAATTCGAGAAAGCGGCTTCGTTGTTTGAGCAAGCGGCAGAACAGAACGAAAAGGCCGAAGCGCTGTATGGAGCAGGTGTCATGCGCAGTCAGCTTGGACAGTGGCAGTCAGCTGTCCGACACCTTGCCCGGCTAATTGACCTGGATGCGGAGTATATGGCCGCGTATCCGCTGCTTGCAGATGCTCTCTGGCAGCTTGGCATGCAGGAGCAGGCGCTGGCTGTGTATGAACAGGCACTTGGATTACATATTGAAGAAGAAAAACTATTAGACGGCTACTTGCCGCTGCTTGCGGAAGTAGAACAGTGGCGCAAGATTGATACGCTGGCGAGCCGACTGCGCGAGATCGATGAAGACAATCCGGCTTACTGGTACTGGAAAGGCCGTGCCGCAGAAGGCGTCAGTGATATCGAAGAAGCGCTTGCTTGCTACGAGGAAGCAATGGCAGAAGGCGAAAGTGTATATGATGTGCGCGCACGATATGAGCAGTTGTCTGCCGGTCGGGTATAA
- a CDS encoding zf-HC2 domain-containing protein, protein MIIPLLPDYAEGVLPEEMEARIARHLEQCPACRFELEFYIEETSSFLHSPALPAEYQGISVSDQVMARILEENKWAAPTPKQDVGLSTLRRRIVLGLAAVLLVLFTIPVLISERASAPAPSSSPEMAATDRIASIDQFVLPEGSRQPQKSEGSSMTYGIIASAGNPILYQDVSKESGTLVNYGLLSAIFGILVIVVGMGWLSRLKDKRK, encoded by the coding sequence ATGATTATACCCCTTCTCCCCGATTATGCAGAAGGGGTCCTACCGGAAGAGATGGAGGCTCGGATTGCCAGGCATCTGGAACAGTGTCCGGCATGCCGCTTTGAACTTGAATTTTACATAGAGGAAACATCATCGTTCCTTCATTCTCCGGCACTTCCTGCCGAGTATCAAGGAATCTCGGTTTCAGATCAGGTAATGGCACGCATACTCGAAGAAAATAAATGGGCCGCTCCCACTCCGAAGCAGGATGTCGGCTTATCTACCCTGCGGCGTCGTATCGTTCTGGGGCTAGCGGCTGTTCTGCTCGTTTTGTTTACGATTCCGGTACTGATCAGTGAGCGTGCGTCTGCACCCGCTCCGTCTTCATCACCGGAAATGGCAGCCACAGACCGCATTGCGTCTATTGATCAGTTTGTGCTTCCTGAAGGTTCCAGGCAGCCGCAAAAGTCAGAGGGGTCCAGCATGACATATGGTATTATTGCCAGTGCCGGGAACCCGATCCTGTATCAAGATGTATCTAAAGAAAGTGGTACGTTAGTAAACTATGGTTTGCTCAGTGCTATTTTTGGTATACTGGTTATTGTGGTAGGCATGGGCTGGCTTTCCCGATTGAAAGACAAACGAAAGTGA